TTGTATGCATGCCAGTTTTGGCCCGATTCGCATCAGCCAAACCACGGGATCAATGATCTCCCACTTGACCAAAGATGGTGATACTCACTGGGTCACGGGGACGTCTGCTCCCTGCACTTCGGTTTTTAAGCCTGTCTGGTTTGAGGGCGGCCTGCCTGATCTGGGGCCATCGCCGACTGAGACTTATGACGAAAAGACCCTGTGGTGGCAGCATGAGAACCTCCACCGTGAGATCCTGCGGGATTATGCGATCCGGATCAATGTGCTCAAACCTGAGCAAGCTGAACTGGAAACGAAATTTATGAAGGATTTACCTGATTTTTCCGCCGCCAGCCCTGCCGAAAAATTGGCATATACCACAGCATGCTTTGAAAAGGCTGGACAGATGGAAGCAGAAGCCTTAGAGAAGGTGAAATCCTTGCCGGAAGCGAATTTCCGACCCCCACTGGATCAAATGGCCTGGAAAGGCTTTGATAAGGACGCCAAGCGACCATAATCGCATCTTGGTGTTATTGGGGGTGAATATTTCTATAAAATCGCGTCTCGAATAGAGTCGCTCTAATGCTATAATGAATTATCCAAGTTCAATAGACTGAAAAATGCCTGAATTTATCGCGCCGCTCTTGCCAGAATATTCCATTCAAATCCCCCAATCGGTCATTTCATTGGTTGGTTGGCTGGTTTGGTTGGTGGCGTTGGTTGGCATTGCTGTGCGCAATCGTGACCGCCAGTTTGAGCTGGATCGGGCGTCGCTGGCCTGGCTGGCGTTATTGAGCGTCCTGCTTCTAATCTTCACACCTTTCCTGGGCGTCCCCATTCAAACCGAAGGCAGTGTAGGCGCACCTCATTTGATGTTCTTGGCAGCATTGCCCTGGATGGCGGCTGGGGGATTGTTGGGCATGGTCCCCAGCGTTCTGCTGGCCGGGCTATCCGGTGTACTGCTGGCCTATTTGGATACCCACTCGATATTTACCCCGCTGTTCTTTATGACCATTGCGGTGGTTTTCATGCTGGCCATCCGGCAAAAACACCAAGGTTTCCTATTCCGTATATTACGTGTTCCGCCGGTCGCTGCCTTGGCAGCTGGGGCGGTATTATTTCCGCTCACTTTCCTGGGCTTGTTCCTCGGTTCTGAGGGTGACCTTGCCGCCAGTATGGTTTCTTCTCTCACCCAGTTCCTACCGGTGTATTTGTCACTGATTGGGATGGCGCTATTGGGGGGGGCGGGCTGCCTGGTGGTGAAGTTGGTGACCGGTGAGCGCTGGGTTGGTTCGGCGGAAGCGGCGGAAAAGGGATCAACTAAGCAGAATTTAGGACTCCGTTATGTGTTGATTGCCCTGCCATTGGCAATTGTCTTATTGGCGGCTACCGTGGTTGGTCAGTGGAAATCCGCCCGAGAATTTGCCCATCGGTCCGTCGTGGAGGAAATGACCACCGCTGCACAGTCATTGGGCGAGGGCATGACAGAGATGCTGACCGAGGGCGAGAATGCGGTTCAACAGGCAGCCGCTGGTCTGAATGCCGCTCAGTTGAACACTGAGGATGCGCAACTTGCACTGGAGGCTCAGTGGGCGGGCTTATCCGGCTTTGACCAGGTTGCCCTGGCTGGCTCGGATGGTACCCTTTTGGCTGTGTATCCACTGTTGGAAGATGACGAAGCCTTCCCAACTAACGATGAACAAAACGCCATTACTCAAATCTTGGCTGGAAATGTTGTGTCGCCGGAACAGGCTGGCAATAACCTGGTTTTCTTTGCCCCAAAGACAAACGCTGAGGGCAAGATCCTGTGTGTACTTTGGGGGCGGATCGATTTAGCCGCTTCTGAATCATTCCAGCAGATTACTACTTCAGTAGATAGCTTACTGGCAGCGGGAGGCGAGGTGCTGGTTGTGAACGGCACTGGGCAGATCATTTATTCATCTGTCCCAAATGAAGAAGCGGCAGCTTATGCCGGCTCGACTTTCCTGACTGCGACTTATTTTGAAACAGTTGATGCCGCTGGCGCGCATCATTCGGAATATTTCCAGCCGCTGGGAAATAACGGCTGGGCGGTGATCGCATCCATCCCGAACAAACTTATCCAGCTTCAGGCTGTGCAGGAAGTGACGCCGCTGGTCCTGGCCGGCTTTGCGCTGATCGTTCTAGAGGCCGGCATTGCAGTCTTGATGTTCGGTCAACTGAGCAAGGACGCCGAACAATTGGCGGATGAAGCGGCCAAGATCATTTTGGGCGACCTCTCGTTATCCGATCCAAATTACCATTATTCCTCCGGCCTCAAACCGCTGGCGAAACGATTCACCCAGATGACCTCCAGCGTAAAGTCCCGGCTGCAGAGCCAATCGGACCTGCTGAATGTCAGTGAACGGATCACTGGGCAACTTAAGCTGAAAGATTCACTCCAGGTGATATTGGTGGCCGCACTGGAACATGGCATCTCATCGGCGCGGATCGTGCTGCTGAATGAAGCGCAGCCTTCCAGCCAGGTCTCACCCGACCAGAAATTTGGTATGGGCAAGGATGCCCGTATGTTAGCACCGTTGGATGAGGATATTCTGACGGTCACCCGAGTGAGGGGGCAGTGGGTGATGCGGGGTGCGCAGGTCAGCCGGAATTTCCACATCACCAAAGAGATGACCTCACCGGCTTTATTGGTTTCTCTGCCGTTGCGCTGGAAGAACAAATTGCTGGGTACGCTCTGGCTGGCATCTGACCGGCAAGCGGAACTCGGTGAAGAAGAACTCTCGTACTTTATTGACCTCTCACAAAAGGCCGCCACGGCAATTGTGAACCATAAAGCTTTCGATGATTCGCTGACTCAACGTAAACAGCTGGAAGCCGTACTCGATGCGCTGGATGACGCCGTTCTGGTTACGGACCCGAATGGGATCATCACCTTTGCCAACCCCGCAGCGGGACTACTGCATGAATTGGCCGAAGAGGCTGCCCTGGGCGTCTCTCTGGCAAGGGCGTTGGGGGAGGGCGCTTTCTCAGCTGTTTCTGATGTGCCCTTTGGTGAATCGCTGACCCGTGAGGTTCGAACCTTGGATGGAAAAGCCTATCTCCTCCTGGTGGAGCCCTTAAAAGTGGATGAGCGGACTCTTGGGATGATTGCCATCTTCAAGGATGTTACGGCCTTCAAGGCGCAGGACGCGACCAAGACTGAATTCGTCACAACCGTTTCACATGAATTGCGCTCCCCGCTGACGTTGATGGAAGGCTATGCCAAGATCCTGCGGCTGGCAGGTAACCTCAATGACCAGCAGGAGACTTACCTGAATAACATCATCACCGGCCTGGACGAGATGCGCTCACTGGTGCAAAACCTGCTGGACCTGGGACGATTGGATTCCAACGACGCGCTTGAGATTAAAACGATTCCCGTTGAAGACATTGTGCGCCGGGTGGTGGAGACGATGGATTCACAGGCCAAGAATAAAAACATAGAGCTGGATGTCAGCTTGCCCGATGAACCGATGATGGTGGAGGCTGATGCGGCTTTCCTGGTTCAGGCTTTGAAGAACCTGGTTGATAATGCAATCAAATATTCATCCAATAAAGGCCGGATCAACTTGAAAGCGCAGAAACAG
This Chloroflexota bacterium DNA region includes the following protein-coding sequences:
- a CDS encoding PAS domain-containing protein; the protein is MPEFIAPLLPEYSIQIPQSVISLVGWLVWLVALVGIAVRNRDRQFELDRASLAWLALLSVLLLIFTPFLGVPIQTEGSVGAPHLMFLAALPWMAAGGLLGMVPSVLLAGLSGVLLAYLDTHSIFTPLFFMTIAVVFMLAIRQKHQGFLFRILRVPPVAALAAGAVLFPLTFLGLFLGSEGDLAASMVSSLTQFLPVYLSLIGMALLGGAGCLVVKLVTGERWVGSAEAAEKGSTKQNLGLRYVLIALPLAIVLLAATVVGQWKSAREFAHRSVVEEMTTAAQSLGEGMTEMLTEGENAVQQAAAGLNAAQLNTEDAQLALEAQWAGLSGFDQVALAGSDGTLLAVYPLLEDDEAFPTNDEQNAITQILAGNVVSPEQAGNNLVFFAPKTNAEGKILCVLWGRIDLAASESFQQITTSVDSLLAAGGEVLVVNGTGQIIYSSVPNEEAAAYAGSTFLTATYFETVDAAGAHHSEYFQPLGNNGWAVIASIPNKLIQLQAVQEVTPLVLAGFALIVLEAGIAVLMFGQLSKDAEQLADEAAKIILGDLSLSDPNYHYSSGLKPLAKRFTQMTSSVKSRLQSQSDLLNVSERITGQLKLKDSLQVILVAALEHGISSARIVLLNEAQPSSQVSPDQKFGMGKDARMLAPLDEDILTVTRVRGQWVMRGAQVSRNFHITKEMTSPALLVSLPLRWKNKLLGTLWLASDRQAELGEEELSYFIDLSQKAATAIVNHKAFDDSLTQRKQLEAVLDALDDAVLVTDPNGIITFANPAAGLLHELAEEAALGVSLARALGEGAFSAVSDVPFGESLTREVRTLDGKAYLLLVEPLKVDERTLGMIAIFKDVTAFKAQDATKTEFVTTVSHELRSPLTLMEGYAKILRLAGNLNDQQETYLNNIITGLDEMRSLVQNLLDLGRLDSNDALEIKTIPVEDIVRRVVETMDSQAKNKNIELDVSLPDEPMMVEADAAFLVQALKNLVDNAIKYSSNKGRINLKAQKQGEAVVLTVEDFGPGIAPLDQRKIFKRFYHAESKVGVEERSGSGLGLAIVKSIAERHGGKVWFESKLGRGSSFYLQIPLKQSKKSD